A genomic window from Lycium barbarum isolate Lr01 chromosome 4, ASM1917538v2, whole genome shotgun sequence includes:
- the LOC132638071 gene encoding xyloglucan-specific galacturonosyltransferase 1-like: protein MAISLSKKKSKVNKRVEPKEISFFFSSFLAKFLFRIPTIVLILILIFLWSSSTTIISGKVLHVCISSRKLNHLYCISAGTEPNLDITISPPNGTSPSTFVEHKYTASKKSNDESFTSIDTMSNIVDISLQKSSLLDIPIPRVNDSTTSIDTMSNVADVLLEKSSHLDIPIPSVNDSSTSIPSEKQESTRVSVDSFVGNYQNVAFRNNMVNKGGDEELVIAYNDVEDQLQVHRSWAATSKNHTTCDGRGIYVYDLPTKFNKDLVAQCENMIPWVNLCKYFMNNEAMGEPIRNLGKGWYQTHQYSLELIFHSRVLNHPCRVHNADEAKLFYVPFYGGLDILRWHFKKNVSHDIKDSLGIDLVRWLEAQKHWFQKSGNDHVFVLGKISWDFRRTSTNWGSRFLELDEMQNPVKLLIERQPWHVNDIGIPHPTYFHPQSDDDIVTWQDRIIKSNRKSLVSFAGAARPGAPANIRSILINQCKSAKYQECRFLNCNSGNCDQPESIIELFMESEFCLQPPGDSPTRKSVFDSLISGCIPVIFDPFTAYYQYSWHLPEDHRKYSVFIDQEDVRNMKVNVVEKLMQIPAKERGNMRRYIIYELLPGLVYGDPKSKLEKFQDAFSITINNLFQRLNKLES from the coding sequence ATGGCAATTTCTCTTTCAAAGAAGAAATCTAAGGTTAACAAACGAGTTGAACCTAAAGAAATTagcttctttttttcttctttcttagcTAAATTTCTTTTTCGAATCCCTACTATAGTCCTTATTTTGATTCTTATCTTCTTATGGTCTTCTTCTACTACTATTATTTCTGGTAAAGTGCTCCATGTTTGCATCTCATCACGCAAACTCAACCATCTTTATTGCATTTCTGCTGGCACCGAACCAAATCTTGACATCACGATTTCTCCTCCCAATGGAACTTCTCCTTCTACTTTTGTTGAACATAAGTATACAGCGTCAAAAAAATCTAATGATGAAAGTTTCACATCAATTGATACCATGTCAAATATTGTTGATATTTCGCTACAAAAATCTAGTCTTCTTGACATCCCAATTCCGCGAGTCAATGATAGCACAACATCAATTGATACCATGTCAAATGTTGCTGATGTTTTGCTAGAAAAATCTAGTCATCTTGACATCCCAATTCCATCGGTCAATGATAGTTCCACATCCATTCCTAGTGAGAAACAAGAAAGTACAAGAGTATCCGTTGATTCTTTTGTAGGAAATTACCAAAATGTTGCTTTCAGAAACAACATGGTTAATAAAGGTGGTGATGAGGAACTAGTGATAGCGTATAATGATGTGGAGGATCAATTGCAGGTGCATCGTTCGTGGGCAGCAACGAGCAAAAATCATACAACGTGCGATGGCAGGGGAATTTATGTGTATGATTTACCAACAAAGTTCAACAAAGATTTGGTAGCTCAATGTGAAAATATGATTCCTTGGGTCAACCTCTGCAAGTACTTCATGAACAACGAGGCGATGGGAGAACCGATACGGAATCTTGGCAAAGGGTGGTACCAAACACATCAGTATTCATTGGAACTGATATTTCATTCGCGCGTTCTTAATCATCCTTGCAGAGTGCACAATGCTGATGAAGCAAAGCTTTTTTATGTGCCTTTTTATGGTGGACTTGATATTTTAAGATGGCATTTCAAGAAGAACGTTTCGCACGATATCAAGGACTCATTGGGAATAGACCTTGTGAGGTGGCTAGAGGCGCAAAAACATTGGTTTCAAAAATCAGGTAATGATCATGTTTTTGTTTTAGGAAAAATTTCTTGGGACTTCAGAAGGACAAGCACCAATTGGGGGAGTAGGTTCTTGGAACTAGACGAAATGCAGAATCCGGTTAAGTTATTGATCGAACGACAACCATGGCATGTTAATGACATAGGAATACCTCATCCTACTTATTTCCATCCACAATCGGACGATGATATAGTGACGTGGCAGGACAGGATCATCAAGTCAAATCGGAAAAGCCTTGTGTCGTTTGCTGGTGCAGCAAGGCCTGGTGCACCAGCAAACATAAGATCAATCTTGATCAACCAATGCAAATCAGCTAAATATCAAGAATGCAGATTCTTGAATTGCAATTCAGGTAATTGTGATCAGCCCGAGTCGATAATAGAACTGTTCATGGAATCCGAATTCTGTTTGCAGCCTCCAGGGGACAGTCcaacaagaaaatcagttttcgATTCGTTAATATCAGGTTGTATTCCAGTGATCTTTGATCCCTTCACAGCATACTATCAATATTCATGGCATTTACCAGAAGATCATAGGAAATACTCCGTTTTCATTGATCAAGAAGATGTGAGGAATATGAAAGTCAATGTTGTGGAGAAGCTTATGCAAATTCCAGCAAAAGAAAGAGGGAACATGAGAAGGTACATTATTTATGAGTTGTTACCTGGATTGGTATATGGAGATCCAAAATCTAAGCTGGAGAAATTTCAAGATGCATTCTCAATAACAATAAACAATTTGTTTCAGAGATTGAACAAATTGGAATCATGA
- the LOC132634887 gene encoding probable phospholipid hydroperoxide glutathione peroxidase, translating into MLCSARKNLSFISRFSSILSQTHFNSVSNLSISPFSKQIHTDFTHSLSPFLVKHKSFVLLSLRSDHTMASQSNKPQSVYDFTVKDAKGNDVDLSIYKGKVLIIVNVASQCGLTNSNYTDMTELYRKYKDQGLEILAFPCNQFGGQEPGSIEDIQQMVCTRFKAEYPIFDKVDVNGDNAAPLYKFLKSSKGGFFGDGIKWNFSKFLVDKEGHVVDRYSPTTAPASMEKDIKKLLGVS; encoded by the exons ATGCTTTGTTCTGCAAGAAAAAATCTCAGTTTTATAAGTCGATTTTCTTCAATTCTAAGCCAAACCCATTTTAATTCAGTGTCAAATCTTTCTATTTCTCCTTTCTCAAAGCAGATCCATACAGATTTTACCCATTCTTTATCTCCTTTTCTTGTTAAACATAAGAgttttgtgttgttgagtttAAGATCAGATCATACCATGGCTAGTCAATCAAACAAACCTCAATCTGTTTATGACTTCACTGTTAAG GATGCCAAGGGCAATGATGTTGATCTCAGCATTTACAAGGGGAAGGTCCTTATCATTGTCAATGTTGCATCACAGTG TGGCCTGACTAATTCAAACTACACCGACATGACTGAGTTATATAGGAAGTACAAGGATCAAG GTTTGGAGATTCTTGCGTTCCCTTGCAACCAGTTTGGTGGACAGGAACCTGGAAGCATTGAAGATATCCAGCAGATGGTTTGCACTCGCTTCAAGGCCGAGTACCCCATATTTGATAAG GTTGATGTGAATGGTGATAATGCTGCACCACTGTACAAGTTTCTGAAATCAAGCAAAGGGGGGTTCTTTGGGGATGGTATTAAGTGGAATTTCTCCAAATTCCTTGTTGACAAAGAAGGACATGTCGTCGATCGCTACTCTCCCACCACTGCTCCAGCTAGCATGGAG AAGGATATCAAGAAACTCTTGGGGGTCTCTTAA
- the LOC132634888 gene encoding putative ripening-related protein 2, whose translation MKKGTHFSTFHYVAFLIFIIMTFSNTLVVEGQKYNGRMKAILTVNDFSKGGDGGGPSECSGKYYHNSIPIVALSTGWYSKGRRCFDKITIYANGKSTKAMVVDECDTSRGCKHNIVDASEAVWKALGVSQHDPKYGLMHIFWSD comes from the coding sequence ATGAAGAAGGGGACTCACTTCAGCACATTTCATTATGTTGCTTTCTTGATTTTTATTATCATGACTTTTAGCAACACACTAGTTGTTGAAGGTCAGAAATACAATGGTCGAATGAAGGCAATTTTAACAGTCAATGACTTTTCAAAAGGTGGTGATGGAGGTGGTCCATCAGAATGTAGTGGTAAATATTACCATAATTCAATTCCAATTGTGGCTTTATCTACTGGATGGTACAGTAAAGGGAGAAGATGTTTCGACAAAATTACAATTTATGCAAATGGGAAGAGTACAAAAGCCATGGTAGTTGATGAATGTGACACAAGTAGAGGTTGTAAGCATAACATTGTTGATGCTTCTGAAGCTGTGTGGAAAGCTTTGGGTGTTTCTCAACATGACCCCAAATATGGTTTGATGCACATCTTCTGGTCTGATTAA